A genomic window from Flavobacterium johnsoniae includes:
- the sprA gene encoding cell surface protein SprA, with protein sequence MRKICILLLVLLCGTVLRAQVNPPTQDTTKTQFSVGKIELEDPPSVMSAYRYDPITDRYIYTNSADGFSINYPLILTPKEYEDLVLKESRRNYFRKKSDAIDGKKTGAEAAKKDLLPRYYVNSSLFESIFGSNTIDVKPTGSVEMDLGLRYTKQDNPSFSPRNRSSLTFDFDQRISMSLMGKIGTRLEVNANYDTQSTFAFQNLFKLAYTPSEDDIVQKVEVGNVSMPLNSTLIRGAQSLFGVKTQLQFGKTTITGVFSEQKSQTKSIVAESGGTVQNFDLFALDYDNDRHFFLSQYFRNKYDASLRNYPLIDSRVQVTRIEVWVTNKQNRVTTSNNNLRNVIALQDLGEGQVTGVPDNEVVVITNPTGFFNNPIDSPTDNTNNKYDPASIGKAGSYLNNNIREIVTAKTGFNNANVAEGTDYSVLENARKLTTQEYTFNPQLGYISLQQRLANDEILAVAFEYTVGGKVYQVGEFGSDGVDATVVTGSNTNGNQAIVTQSLVLKMLKSSLTNVNNPVWNLMMKNVYQIPQAYQIKQEDFRLNILYTDPSPINYITPATGSAFPPNPAPNDVVENTPLLNVFNLDRLNYNNDPQTGGDGFFDYVPGVTVDVQNARIIFTTKEPFGELLFRKLNTGSGENYNDPATYNANQRKYVFRTMYRSTQAGALQDSDKNKFLLRGKYKSSGSNGIPIGAFNVPQGSVVVTAAGRVLVEGIDYSVDYQLGRVQILDPSLQASNTPIEVSLENNSIFGQQTRRFMGLNVEHKISDKFVVGGTFLKMTERPFTQKSSYGQESVNNTIFGFNGNYATEVPFLTRLANKLPNIDTDVPSNLSIRGEVAFLKPDAPKASDFEGEATIYIDDFEGSQTTIDMRSAYAWSLASTPFINSATDNTFNAGSNTLAYGYKRAKLAWYTIDPIFYTSKPSGISNDDLSLNTTRRIYSRELYPNTDIAQGQIQVVNTLDLSYYPSDRGPYNNNPDFATMSPSTNFGGIMRALNSTNFEQGNVEYIQFWVLDPYVGNGEAQASNTGKIYFNLGEISEDILKDERKQYENGLGPGQIMVNPQPQWGDVPASQSLIYAFDTNPENRRNQDVGLDGLPSSREGAIYTNYAGENDPAADDYTYYLNTDGGILDRYKNYNGTENNSAVSVDDPNRGSTTLPDVEDINRDNTMSTINAYYEYSIDLRPGMQIGDNYITDIREPEDVGNVELPNGSTTRARWIQFKIPVSQPKNTIGNITDFRSIRFMRMFMTGFNDQMTVRFGALDLVRGEWRRYTGTLDANDTTPDDDGTEFDVAAVNIQENGTKCPVNYVIPPGVQREQLYNNNTIINQNEQSLAVRIAGTGLEYRDSRAVFKNVSVDMRQYKKLKMFLHAESLVNETPLENDEMVGFIRFGNDFTQNFYQVEIPLKVTATGGSCTISPDQVWLDQNNIDLALSLLTAMKIKAMTIDPTSSKRDINGIYYPDDDPEASGGDGDSKLRLGIKGNPNFGLVRNLMVGVKSTAEHKNIKGEVWFNELRMSDLENKGGMAALLNIDTNMADFATLSASGKKSTIGFGSLEQGANERDREDIQQYNIVTNMNLGKLLPKKWGINLPFNYAIGEEVITPEYDPFNQDIKLSQLIAETTDPAEKDNIRTRAVDYTKRKSINFIGVRKDRALEQKPHVYDVENFTFSQSYNQVERHDYEVENYNDEQSSTAVNYAYTFQPKEVVPFKNNQFMKKSDYWKMLSDFNFNYLPSNISFNSNILRQSNRQQYRQVESVEGIALDPLYRRNFAFNYQYGFGFNLTKSLKLNYTAASNNIVRNFLNDDNTPKEDFNIWDDYFDIGTPNQHLQQLIVNYDIPINKIPIFSFIKANYSYTADYNWQRSSTAFSQYVEDDTTYNLGNTIQNANSNTFAATLNMNLLYKYLGLTPGAKPAKAKPAAPPKPGEKIVNTAKPTVSRSPFYDGMIGVLTSIKNVQINYTENSGTVLPGYIPGVGFFGTSKPSLGFVFGSQDDVRYEAAKNGWLTDYQNFNQNFSQVNTKMLKVTANLDVLPDLKVDLSMDRSYSENSSEQYTVRDSIGRLFYQPLSPYTYGMFSISTVLIKTAFSTSNETQSAAFEDFRNNRLIIANRLAEEHYGAGMPIPRYDASTLPPEDTSVPVDNIANPNNTERKLIQSNDGYPIGFSKSNQAVLLPSFLAAYTGSDASNVSTGIFRSFPIPNWSIKYNGLMRYKYFKDHFRRFSLQHNYRASYTVSQFRSNFDYLENPNGQDVNSNFFNKTVMSNVNLVEQFSPLIRVDFELKSSLRLLTEIKKDRALSMSFDNNLLTEVKGIEYVVGLGYRFKDVIISSRLADNPTGIIKSDINIKADFSYRNNETLVRYLDYDNNQLAAGQNIWTLKLTADYAFSKNLTAIFYYDHSFSKAVISTSFPLTNIRSGFTLRYNFGN encoded by the coding sequence ATGCGTAAAATTTGTATTTTGTTGCTGGTTTTGCTCTGCGGTACAGTTTTGCGTGCGCAGGTAAACCCGCCAACTCAAGATACAACTAAAACTCAGTTTTCAGTTGGTAAAATTGAGCTTGAAGATCCTCCAAGTGTAATGTCGGCTTACCGATACGATCCAATTACAGATCGTTATATCTACACCAATTCAGCTGATGGTTTTTCTATAAACTATCCTTTAATTTTAACTCCAAAAGAATATGAAGATTTAGTTCTAAAAGAATCCAGAAGGAATTATTTTAGAAAAAAATCGGATGCAATTGATGGTAAAAAAACAGGTGCCGAAGCTGCAAAAAAAGATTTGCTCCCAAGATATTATGTGAATTCAAGTTTGTTTGAAAGCATTTTTGGAAGTAATACAATAGACGTAAAACCTACAGGATCAGTAGAAATGGACTTAGGTTTACGGTATACTAAACAAGATAACCCTTCTTTTTCTCCTAGAAACAGATCTAGTCTTACTTTTGACTTCGATCAAAGAATCAGTATGAGTTTGATGGGTAAAATTGGAACACGTCTTGAAGTTAATGCCAATTACGATACCCAATCAACATTTGCTTTTCAGAATTTATTTAAACTAGCTTACACACCTTCAGAAGATGATATTGTTCAGAAAGTAGAAGTTGGTAATGTTAGTATGCCGTTAAATAGTACCTTGATTCGAGGTGCACAAAGTTTATTTGGAGTTAAGACACAATTGCAATTTGGTAAAACAACTATTACGGGTGTTTTCTCAGAACAGAAATCTCAAACCAAAAGTATAGTCGCAGAAAGTGGAGGAACAGTTCAAAACTTCGATTTGTTTGCATTAGACTATGATAATGACCGTCACTTTTTCTTGTCTCAATACTTCAGAAATAAATACGATGCTTCCTTAAGAAACTATCCTTTAATTGACAGCCGAGTTCAAGTAACAAGAATAGAAGTTTGGGTAACTAATAAGCAAAATAGAGTTACAACTAGTAATAATAACTTAAGAAATGTTATTGCACTTCAGGATTTGGGAGAAGGACAAGTTACTGGTGTTCCTGATAACGAAGTGGTTGTAATAACAAATCCGACAGGTTTTTTTAATAATCCAATAGATTCTCCTACAGATAATACCAACAATAAATACGATCCTGCGTCGATTGGAAAAGCAGGAAGCTATTTGAATAATAATATTAGAGAAATTGTTACTGCAAAAACTGGATTTAATAATGCAAACGTTGCAGAAGGTACAGATTATTCTGTTTTAGAAAATGCTAGAAAATTAACCACACAAGAATATACTTTTAATCCGCAACTAGGTTATATCTCATTGCAGCAGCGTCTGGCAAATGACGAAATTTTAGCTGTAGCTTTTGAATATACGGTTGGAGGTAAAGTTTATCAAGTTGGAGAATTTGGTAGCGATGGTGTAGACGCAACCGTAGTTACTGGAAGTAATACAAATGGAAACCAAGCGATTGTTACACAAAGTTTAGTTTTAAAAATGCTGAAAAGCAGTTTGACAAACGTTAATAATCCAGTTTGGAACTTGATGATGAAAAACGTTTATCAGATTCCGCAAGCTTATCAAATTAAACAAGAAGATTTTAGACTTAATATTCTTTATACAGATCCTTCGCCAATAAATTATATTACGCCAGCAACAGGAAGTGCTTTTCCGCCAAATCCTGCACCGAATGATGTGGTAGAAAATACACCTTTACTTAATGTATTTAATTTAGATCGTTTAAATTACAATAACGATCCGCAGACCGGCGGTGATGGTTTCTTTGATTATGTTCCGGGAGTAACTGTAGATGTTCAAAATGCACGAATTATTTTTACCACAAAAGAGCCTTTTGGTGAGCTTTTATTTAGAAAATTAAATACAGGATCTGGAGAAAATTATAACGATCCAGCAACATACAACGCGAATCAGCGTAAATATGTATTCCGAACCATGTATAGGAGTACACAAGCTGGCGCATTACAAGATAGCGATAAAAACAAATTTTTATTAAGAGGAAAATACAAATCGTCGGGCAGTAATGGTATTCCAATTGGAGCATTTAATGTTCCTCAAGGATCTGTTGTCGTAACCGCAGCAGGAAGAGTTTTGGTTGAAGGAATCGATTACAGTGTCGATTATCAATTAGGAAGAGTACAGATTTTAGATCCTTCGCTGCAAGCTTCAAATACGCCTATTGAAGTTTCTTTGGAAAACAATTCAATTTTTGGACAGCAGACTAGAAGATTTATGGGATTGAATGTTGAGCATAAAATTTCAGATAAATTTGTTGTTGGAGGAACTTTCTTAAAAATGACAGAGCGTCCGTTTACACAAAAATCTAGTTATGGACAAGAGTCTGTAAATAATACTATTTTTGGTTTCAACGGAAATTACGCAACTGAAGTTCCATTTTTGACAAGGTTGGCTAACAAGCTTCCAAATATTGATACCGATGTTCCTTCGAACCTTTCTATTCGTGGAGAAGTTGCCTTTTTGAAACCCGATGCGCCAAAAGCTAGTGATTTTGAAGGAGAAGCAACTATTTATATAGACGACTTTGAAGGTTCTCAGACAACAATCGATATGCGATCTGCTTATGCTTGGAGTTTGGCTTCAACACCTTTTATAAATTCTGCTACAGATAATACTTTTAATGCAGGTTCAAATACATTAGCATACGGTTACAAACGCGCAAAATTAGCTTGGTATACCATCGATCCAATCTTTTATACGTCTAAGCCATCTGGAATTTCAAATGATGATTTGTCTCTTAATACAACAAGAAGAATTTATAGCAGAGAACTTTATCCTAATACAGATATTGCTCAAGGACAGATTCAGGTTGTAAATACGCTTGATTTATCTTATTATCCATCAGATAGAGGGCCTTACAACAATAATCCAGATTTTGCGACAATGAGTCCTTCTACAAACTTTGGAGGTATTATGCGTGCTTTGAATTCGACAAATTTTGAACAAGGAAACGTTGAGTACATTCAGTTTTGGGTATTAGATCCTTATGTTGGAAATGGAGAAGCTCAAGCAAGCAATACAGGAAAAATCTATTTTAACTTAGGTGAAATTTCTGAAGATATTTTAAAGGATGAGAGAAAACAATACGAAAACGGATTAGGACCAGGTCAAATTATGGTAAATCCGCAGCCGCAATGGGGAGATGTGCCAGCGTCGCAATCTCTGATTTATGCATTTGATACAAATCCAGAAAACCGTAGAAATCAGGATGTTGGTTTAGATGGTCTTCCGAGTTCGAGAGAAGGAGCAATCTATACCAATTATGCTGGTGAAAATGATCCTGCAGCTGATGATTATACTTATTATCTAAATACAGACGGTGGTATTTTAGATCGTTATAAAAATTACAACGGTACAGAAAACAATTCAGCAGTTAGTGTAGATGATCCAAATCGTGGTTCTACAACTCTTCCAGACGTAGAAGATATTAACCGTGATAATACCATGAGTACAATTAATGCTTATTATGAATATAGTATTGATTTAAGGCCAGGTATGCAGATTGGAGACAATTATATTACAGATATTCGTGAGCCAGAAGATGTTGGAAATGTAGAATTGCCAAACGGATCGACTACACGCGCAAGATGGATTCAGTTTAAAATTCCGGTTTCTCAGCCTAAAAATACAATTGGAAATATTACCGATTTCAGATCGATTCGTTTTATGAGAATGTTCATGACTGGATTTAACGATCAGATGACGGTTCGTTTTGGAGCATTGGATTTAGTAAGAGGAGAATGGAGAAGATATACAGGTACATTAGATGCTAATGATACAACTCCAGATGATGACGGAACTGAATTTGATGTTGCAGCAGTTAATATTCAGGAAAACGGAACAAAATGTCCTGTAAATTATGTTATTCCGCCAGGAGTACAAAGAGAACAGCTTTATAATAACAACACGATTATTAATCAAAATGAACAATCTTTAGCAGTAAGAATTGCAGGTACAGGATTAGAATATCGAGATTCGAGAGCAGTTTTCAAAAATGTGAGTGTTGATATGCGTCAGTATAAGAAATTGAAAATGTTTCTTCACGCAGAATCACTTGTAAATGAAACTCCGCTTGAGAATGACGAAATGGTAGGTTTTATTCGTTTTGGTAACGATTTTACCCAAAACTTCTACCAAGTTGAGATTCCATTGAAAGTTACAGCAACTGGAGGTTCTTGTACAATAAGTCCGGATCAGGTTTGGTTAGATCAAAATAATATTGATTTGGCATTGTCTTTATTAACAGCAATGAAAATTAAGGCGATGACAATAGATCCTACTTCTTCAAAAAGAGATATTAACGGTATCTATTATCCTGATGATGATCCAGAAGCAAGCGGAGGTGATGGTGACAGTAAATTAAGATTAGGTATTAAAGGAAATCCGAATTTTGGTTTAGTTCGAAATTTAATGGTCGGAGTAAAAAGTACGGCCGAACATAAAAATATCAAAGGGGAAGTTTGGTTCAATGAACTTCGTATGTCCGATTTGGAAAACAAAGGCGGTATGGCGGCGCTATTAAATATTGATACCAATATGGCTGATTTTGCAACTTTGTCTGCTTCTGGAAAAAAGAGTACAATAGGTTTTGGCTCTCTAGAACAAGGCGCAAATGAAAGAGATAGAGAAGATATTCAGCAATATAATATCGTTACCAATATGAATCTTGGAAAATTGCTTCCTAAAAAATGGGGAATCAATCTTCCGTTTAATTATGCAATTGGAGAAGAAGTTATTACGCCAGAATATGATCCGTTTAATCAAGATATTAAGCTAAGCCAATTAATAGCTGAAACTACAGATCCAGCCGAAAAAGATAACATAAGAACTCGCGCGGTTGATTATACAAAACGTAAAAGCATCAATTTTATCGGAGTTCGAAAAGATAGAGCTTTAGAGCAAAAACCTCATGTTTATGATGTAGAGAATTTCACATTCTCGCAATCTTACAATCAGGTAGAACGACATGATTATGAAGTGGAAAATTATAACGACGAACAATCGAGCACGGCTGTAAACTATGCTTACACATTCCAGCCGAAAGAAGTGGTTCCGTTTAAAAATAACCAATTCATGAAAAAAAGTGATTATTGGAAAATGTTAAGTGACTTTAATTTTAATTATTTGCCATCAAATATTTCCTTTAATAGTAATATTTTAAGACAAAGTAATCGTCAGCAATATAGACAGGTTGAATCTGTAGAAGGAATTGCATTAGATCCGCTTTACAGAAGAAATTTTGCATTTAATTATCAATATGGTTTTGGATTTAATTTGACAAAATCATTGAAATTGAATTATACAGCAGCTTCTAATAATATTGTAAGAAACTTTTTGAATGATGATAATACGCCAAAAGAAGACTTTAATATTTGGGATGATTATTTTGATATTGGAACACCAAATCAGCATTTACAGCAATTGATTGTCAATTATGATATTCCAATTAATAAAATTCCAATTTTTAGTTTTATAAAGGCAAACTATTCGTATACCGCAGATTACAACTGGCAGCGTTCTTCTACTGCATTTTCTCAATATGTAGAGGATGATACGACATATAATTTAGGAAATACAATTCAAAATGCCAATTCGAATACTTTTGCGGCAACTTTGAACATGAATTTGCTTTATAAATATTTAGGTCTAACTCCTGGCGCAAAACCTGCAAAAGCAAAACCTGCAGCGCCGCCAAAACCAGGCGAGAAAATTGTAAATACAGCTAAACCAACGGTAAGCAGAAGTCCTTTTTATGATGGAATGATTGGAGTTCTGACAAGTATCAAAAATGTTCAAATTAATTATACTGAAAATAGCGGAACGGTTCTGCCAGGTTATATACCTGGAGTTGGTTTCTTCGGAACATCAAAACCTTCGTTAGGATTCGTTTTTGGTAGTCAAGATGACGTTCGTTATGAAGCAGCTAAAAATGGTTGGTTAACCGATTATCAAAATTTCAATCAAAACTTCTCGCAAGTAAATACTAAGATGTTAAAAGTGACTGCCAATCTTGATGTACTTCCCGATTTGAAAGTAGATTTATCAATGGATCGTTCTTATTCTGAAAATTCTTCAGAACAATATACAGTTAGAGATTCTATTGGAAGATTGTTTTATCAGCCATTATCTCCTTATACTTATGGAATGTTCTCTATTTCTACGGTATTGATAAAAACTGCTTTTTCAACAAGTAATGAAACACAGTCGGCAGCCTTTGAGGATTTTAGAAATAATCGTTTGATAATAGCAAATCGCTTGGCAGAAGAACATTATGGAGCGGGAATGCCAATTCCGAGATACGATGCATCGACTCTTCCTCCGGAAGATACTTCTGTGCCAGTAGATAATATTGCAAATCCTAATAATACGGAAAGAAAGTTAATTCAGTCTAATGATGGTTATCCGATTGGTTTTAGTAAAAGTAATCAGGCCGTATTGCTTCCTTCGTTCTTAGCAGCGTACACAGGAAGCGATGCTTCTAATGTTTCAACGGGTATTTTTAGAAGTTTCCCTATTCCGAACTGGTCGATAAAATATAACGGATTAATGCGCTATAAATATTTTAAAGATCATTTTAGACGTTTTTCATTACAGCATAATTATAGAGCTTCTTATACTGTTAGCCAGTTTAGATCGAACTTTGATTACCTTGAAAATCCAAATGGACAAGATGTAAATTCAAATTTCTTCAACAAAACAGTGATGTCAAATGTTAACTTAGTGGAGCAATTTAGTCCGCTTATTCGAGTTGATTTTGAATTGAAAAGTTCGCTTCGATTGCTGACAGAAATTAAGAAAGATCGAGCTTTATCAATGAGTTTTGATAATAATTTGTTGACAGAAGTAAAAGGAATAGAATATGTTGTCGGATTAGGATATCGTTTTAAAGACGTCATTATATCTTCTCGACTTGCAGATAATCCAACAGGAATTATTAAAAGTGATATTAATATAAAAGCAGATTTTTCATATAGAAATAATGAAACATTAGTTCGTTATTTAGATTACGATAATAATCAGCTTGCAGCGGGACAAAATATTTGGACATTAAAGCTAACAGCAGATTATGCTTTCAGTAAAAACTTAACAGCAATATTCTACTACGATCATTCGTTCTCGAAAGCAGTTATTTCAACTTCATTTCCTTTAACGAATATTAGATCTGGTTTCACACTTCGTTATAATTTCGGAAATTAA
- the gcvH gene encoding glycine cleavage system protein GcvH, producing MSIPANLKYTKDHEWVSIEGDVATVGITHFAQKELGDIVYVEVETLDQTLSKDEVFGTVEAVKTVSDLFLPLTGEIIAFNEDLESAPETVNSDPYGAGWMIKIKISDASEIDSLLSDEAYKELIGA from the coding sequence ATGAGCATACCAGCAAATTTAAAGTACACAAAAGATCACGAATGGGTTAGCATCGAAGGAGATGTTGCGACTGTAGGAATTACTCATTTTGCACAAAAAGAGTTAGGAGATATCGTGTATGTTGAGGTAGAAACTTTAGATCAGACACTTTCAAAAGATGAGGTTTTTGGAACTGTTGAGGCTGTAAAAACAGTTTCAGATTTATTTTTACCATTAACAGGTGAAATCATTGCTTTTAATGAAGATTTAGAAAGTGCTCCAGAAACTGTAAATTCTGATCCTTATGGAGCAGGATGGATGATTAAAATTAAAATTTCAGATGCATCAGAAATTGATTCTTTATTGTCTGATGAAGCTTATAAAGAATTAATCGGTGCCTAA
- a CDS encoding VanZ family protein — protein sequence MPKQLLLIWAIICSGIIAYLCLTDSGNLPAVNFPSLDKIVHFCFHFGFTISWILFFKKELKGKEADDYKAYLISFIFSVFFGITIEIMQNALTVTRAADISDVLANALGAFTAVFSAIAFKKQMDKI from the coding sequence GTGCCTAAACAACTGCTATTAATTTGGGCAATTATCTGCTCTGGAATTATTGCTTATCTGTGTCTAACAGATTCGGGCAATTTGCCAGCAGTTAATTTTCCAAGTTTAGATAAAATTGTACATTTCTGTTTTCATTTTGGATTTACAATTTCTTGGATTTTGTTTTTCAAAAAAGAATTGAAAGGAAAAGAAGCAGATGATTATAAGGCTTATTTGATTTCGTTTATATTCTCTGTTTTTTTTGGAATTACAATCGAGATTATGCAAAATGCTCTTACAGTTACCAGAGCGGCAGATATATCAGATGTTTTAGCAAATGCTCTTGGAGCGTTTACGGCAGTTTTTTCTGCTATTGCTTTTAAAAAGCAGATGGATAAGATATAA
- the deoC gene encoding deoxyribose-phosphate aldolase, with protein MNVKQYLDSTYLKTASQAGLSDAENVLVVKNTIVEAIKEEFKLVMIRPEYVAMAKEMITEAKSVLLVGTVIDFPEGKSSLETKIKEANEAIANGADDLDFVCNYEAFKNGEIDLVKNEILIGTQIGLAHNKTVKWIIEVAALTDKEIIQLSALIKNVVVSHFDEEDFSSVFVKSSTGFYKTENGLPNGATVSSIIIMLENASPLPVKAAGGVRSYGEAIEMINLGVQRIGTSAAKAIANGQISPNQY; from the coding sequence ATGAATGTAAAACAATATTTAGATTCTACTTATTTAAAAACTGCTTCTCAAGCTGGTCTCTCTGATGCAGAAAATGTTTTGGTGGTAAAAAACACCATTGTTGAGGCAATTAAGGAAGAATTTAAATTGGTAATGATTCGTCCTGAATATGTTGCAATGGCGAAAGAAATGATCACAGAAGCTAAATCTGTTTTGTTGGTCGGAACTGTAATTGATTTTCCAGAAGGCAAGTCAAGTCTTGAAACTAAAATAAAAGAAGCCAATGAAGCTATTGCAAACGGAGCCGACGATTTGGATTTTGTTTGTAATTATGAAGCTTTTAAAAATGGGGAAATAGATTTGGTGAAAAATGAAATCTTAATAGGAACTCAGATTGGCTTGGCTCACAACAAAACAGTAAAATGGATTATAGAAGTTGCGGCTTTGACTGATAAAGAAATCATACAATTATCTGCTTTGATCAAAAATGTTGTGGTATCTCATTTCGATGAAGAAGATTTTTCTTCTGTGTTTGTTAAGTCATCAACAGGATTTTATAAAACAGAAAACGGACTTCCGAATGGAGCAACTGTCTCTTCAATAATTATAATGCTTGAAAATGCTTCCCCTTTGCCAGTAAAAGCAGCGGGTGGTGTTCGTTCGTATGGGGAGGCAATAGAAATGATTAATTTAGGAGTACAGCGAATTGGCACTTCGGCGGCGAAAGCAATTGCAAACGGACAAATTTCCCCAAATCAATATTAA
- a CDS encoding energy transducer TonB, with product MNKFFLSLVLIFLFLNASAQQNGNPSIQPGFTAEMFPVFPNCENLDGKKLENCFYKEVQDFVFGNFQVPENLKEKKYKGEVKVLFEVDATGEFKIIYVSAVSEELSTEAKRVFGKFPKIKPSTYNGKPTYSKYTISIDIPLKSSEQIAAEALAASEILKPIEKPMTELDSIVYKKYNNPEFDSHLNIPFSHSYYAQFDGAMNQVGSNNHTASKPFTYEEVSKYYNLKAVNQSLQKNVSSWLGRKWWNENMVQIQGEGYWLALNPIVDLQLGKASDIDASYTYVNTRALNFRGGLGKQINFTTTFFESQGRFAGYFNDYAESIKPSGGNPAIIPGVGIAKRFKTDAYDFPLAEANITYTPSKIFDLQLGYGRNFIGDGYRSLLEGDGASPYPYFKINTKFWKIKYTNTYMWLKDVRPDVTVDRTYATKFMANHYLSWNVSNRLNLGFFESVVWTDTNNRGFDINFVNPIIFYRAVEFGSSSRSGNALLGITGKYKWNNSINLYSQFLIDEFSVSDVGAGNQSWKNKFGFQLGAKYFNAFNVKDLLVQVEFNHVRPYVYSHSAVITNYGHNNQSIGHQWGGNFKELLLIGRYHKGRIFGDAKFTIGTRGLDFDTAEDSYNYGGNIYKSYDENRPYDTGVKVGQGNKTSVFIADIQGGYLINPMTNLKLFGSLIYRNFDPTQETASTFKQSTTWFSIGLRSDIFNWYFDY from the coding sequence GTGAATAAGTTTTTTTTATCCCTTGTTTTAATTTTTTTGTTTTTAAATGCTTCGGCACAGCAAAATGGCAATCCTTCAATTCAGCCTGGTTTTACTGCTGAGATGTTTCCTGTTTTTCCAAATTGTGAAAATTTAGATGGCAAAAAACTAGAAAATTGTTTTTATAAAGAAGTTCAGGATTTTGTGTTTGGTAATTTTCAAGTTCCTGAAAACTTAAAAGAAAAAAAATACAAAGGAGAAGTAAAAGTTCTTTTTGAAGTTGACGCGACTGGTGAATTTAAAATAATTTATGTTTCGGCTGTAAGCGAAGAATTATCAACAGAAGCAAAACGTGTTTTTGGAAAATTTCCTAAAATAAAACCCTCAACTTATAATGGAAAACCAACATATTCAAAATATACTATTTCAATTGATATACCTTTAAAAAGTTCAGAACAAATTGCGGCTGAAGCTTTGGCTGCGTCAGAAATTTTAAAACCAATTGAAAAACCAATGACAGAATTGGATAGCATTGTTTATAAAAAATACAATAATCCAGAATTCGACAGTCATTTAAATATTCCGTTTTCACATAGTTATTACGCTCAGTTTGATGGCGCAATGAATCAGGTTGGAAGTAATAACCATACTGCTTCTAAACCTTTTACTTACGAAGAAGTTTCGAAATATTATAATTTGAAAGCAGTTAACCAATCATTACAGAAAAATGTTTCGAGTTGGTTAGGAAGAAAATGGTGGAATGAAAACATGGTGCAGATTCAAGGCGAAGGATATTGGCTTGCTTTAAATCCGATTGTGGATTTGCAATTAGGAAAAGCTTCAGATATTGATGCTTCTTACACTTACGTGAATACTAGAGCGTTGAATTTTAGAGGAGGCTTAGGGAAACAAATCAATTTTACGACAACATTTTTTGAAAGTCAAGGAAGATTTGCTGGATATTTTAATGATTATGCAGAATCTATAAAACCTTCTGGAGGAAATCCGGCGATAATTCCAGGTGTTGGAATTGCGAAAAGATTTAAAACCGATGCATATGATTTTCCTTTAGCGGAAGCTAATATTACTTATACGCCAAGTAAAATCTTTGACTTGCAATTGGGTTATGGAAGAAACTTTATTGGAGATGGATATCGTTCTCTTTTGGAAGGAGATGGAGCAAGTCCATATCCTTACTTTAAAATTAATACCAAATTTTGGAAAATCAAGTACACGAATACCTATATGTGGCTGAAAGATGTTCGTCCGGATGTGACGGTAGATAGGACCTATGCAACTAAATTTATGGCGAACCATTATTTAAGTTGGAATGTTTCGAACAGATTAAATTTAGGTTTCTTCGAATCGGTAGTTTGGACAGATACAAATAATAGAGGTTTTGATATTAATTTTGTGAATCCGATTATTTTTTACCGCGCCGTAGAATTCGGTTCTTCTTCTAGAAGCGGAAATGCTCTTTTAGGAATTACAGGAAAATATAAATGGAATAACAGCATTAATTTGTATTCGCAATTTTTGATTGATGAATTTTCGGTTTCTGATGTTGGAGCAGGAAACCAAAGCTGGAAAAATAAATTCGGATTTCAGTTAGGAGCAAAATATTTTAATGCATTTAATGTAAAAGATTTATTAGTTCAAGTAGAATTTAATCATGTGCGTCCGTATGTTTATTCGCATAGTGCCGTTATTACAAATTACGGACATAATAACCAAAGCATTGGACATCAATGGGGAGGCAATTTTAAAGAGCTTTTATTAATCGGACGTTATCACAAAGGGCGTATTTTTGGAGACGCAAAGTTCACGATTGGTACAAGAGGTTTAGATTTTGATACTGCCGAAGATTCATATAATTATGGAGGCAATATTTATAAAAGCTACGACGAAAATCGTCCGTATGATACAGGTGTAAAAGTAGGGCAGGGAAACAAAACAAGTGTTTTTATTGCAGATATTCAAGGCGGTTATCTGATAAATCCAATGACTAATTTAAAATTATTTGGAAGTCTTATTTACCGAAATTTTGATCCGACGCAAGAGACGGCATCTACTTTTAAGCAAAGTACAACGTGGTTTAGCATTGGTTTGAGATCTGATATTTTTAATTGGTATTTTGATTACTAG